In the Danio rerio strain Tuebingen ecotype United States chromosome 8, GRCz12tu, whole genome shotgun sequence genome, one interval contains:
- the armh1 gene encoding armadillo-like helical domain containing protein 1 isoform X2, which yields MCFLHEWDQANKTVRSRMLRDFLDKNEGKTCPELELEFAQVASLFLSRLTAWLRLTYMFGTCLDLQLRAVGVFLSDSSNHQYMMEFLEVGGVLTLLEILGQDKLKEEDKTEALRLLQIISNTGQKYKELVCESYGVKAVAECLAKSETEETQETAAAFLESLAHGNPKYQNQVYKGLIALLTCTSPRAQQLVLQILRIVQPIVKSAHHSIVEPLLNLLRSPHLEVQHEAIELITELMHSEVGQALLRGLVAFLKPTKERIPKHKILEDQEMAKTTDSLPVLLQQAASAKTIRILAQRSEDVSKELLSLRVIHHLLYAMGNQQHADSQRQASLALEHFVRMYPVVEEHVRRAMGAALFESFMHNVDVLHLSMDDIQADILRSNKVNISCVLEGEISDD from the exons ATGTGTTTTCTCCATGAGTGGGACCAGGCCAATAAAACAGTGCGCAGTCGAATGCTGAGGGATTTTCTGGACAAGAACGAAGGAAAGACGTGCCCTGAACTGGAGCTGGAGTTTGCTCAAGTCGCCAGCCTGTTCCTGTCTCGACTCACTGCCTGGTTAAGACTAAC ATACATGTTTGGAACATGTCTAGACCTTCAGTTGAGAGCGGTGGGCGTATTCCTCTCTGACAGCAGCAa TCATCAGTACATGATGGAGTTTCTGGAGGTTGGTGGAGTGCTGACCCTGCTGGAGATTCTAGGACAGGACAAACTCAAAGAAGAGGACAAGACCGAAGCTCTTCGCCTGCTTCAGATCATCAGCAACACCGGCCAAAAATATAAAGAGCTTGTCTGTGAAAGCTACG GTGTGAAGGCCGTAGCTGAATGTTTGGCCAAGTCTGAGACGGAGGAGACTCAGGAGACCGCAGCCGCCTTTCTCGAGTCTTTGGCACACGGAAACCCCAAATACCAGAATCAGGTGTACAAAGGGCTGATCGCTCTGCTGACCTGCACTTCACCACGAGCACAACAGCTTGTTTTACAGATCCTGCGTATAGTTCAG CCCATTGTCAAATCAGCCCATCACAGCATTGTGGAACCCCTACTAAATCTGCTGAGATCTCCACATTTAGAAGTGCAACATGAAG CCATAGAGCTGATAACAGAGCTCATGCATTCAGAGGTTGGACAGGCTTTGCTCAGGGGTCTGGTGGCTTTTCTCAAACCAACTAAAGAGAGAATCCCCAAACACAAGATCCTGGAAG ATCAAGAAATGGCCAAAACAACCGATTCACTCCCTGTGCTCCTCCAGCAAGCAGCTTCTGCTAAAACCATCAG GATTTTGGCACAGAGGAGTGAGGACGTATCCAAAGAGCTGCTTTCTCTCAGAGTGATCCATCACTTACTGTATGCAATGGGAAACCAGCAACATGCAGATTCACAGAGACAAGCTAGTCTGGCTTTAGAG CATTTTGTGCGCATGTATCCAGTGGTGGAAGAGCATGTACGCAGAGCTATGGGCGCTGCACTGTTTGAGTCTTTCATG CACAATGTTGATGTCCTGCATTTGAGCATGGATGACATTCAAGCTGACATTTTACGCTCAAATAAAGTGAACATATCATGTG tacTTGAAGGAGAGATTTCAGATGACTGA
- the armh1 gene encoding armadillo-like helical domain containing protein 1 isoform X1, with translation MFSSKEQLSISQVMCFLHEWDQANKTVRSRMLRDFLDKNEGKTCPELELEFAQVASLFLSRLTAWLRLTYMFGTCLDLQLRAVGVFLSDSSNHQYMMEFLEVGGVLTLLEILGQDKLKEEDKTEALRLLQIISNTGQKYKELVCESYGVKAVAECLAKSETEETQETAAAFLESLAHGNPKYQNQVYKGLIALLTCTSPRAQQLVLQILRIVQPIVKSAHHSIVEPLLNLLRSPHLEVQHEAIELITELMHSEVGQALLRGLVAFLKPTKERIPKHKILEDQEMAKTTDSLPVLLQQAASAKTIRILAQRSEDVSKELLSLRVIHHLLYAMGNQQHADSQRQASLALEHFVRMYPVVEEHVRRAMGAALFESFMHNVDVLHLSMDDIQADILRSNKVNISCVLEGEISDD, from the exons ATGTTCAGCAGTAAGGAGCAGCTGTCCATCAGTCAGGTCATGTGTTTTCTCCATGAGTGGGACCAGGCCAATAAAACAGTGCGCAGTCGAATGCTGAGGGATTTTCTGGACAAGAACGAAGGAAAGACGTGCCCTGAACTGGAGCTGGAGTTTGCTCAAGTCGCCAGCCTGTTCCTGTCTCGACTCACTGCCTGGTTAAGACTAAC ATACATGTTTGGAACATGTCTAGACCTTCAGTTGAGAGCGGTGGGCGTATTCCTCTCTGACAGCAGCAa TCATCAGTACATGATGGAGTTTCTGGAGGTTGGTGGAGTGCTGACCCTGCTGGAGATTCTAGGACAGGACAAACTCAAAGAAGAGGACAAGACCGAAGCTCTTCGCCTGCTTCAGATCATCAGCAACACCGGCCAAAAATATAAAGAGCTTGTCTGTGAAAGCTACG GTGTGAAGGCCGTAGCTGAATGTTTGGCCAAGTCTGAGACGGAGGAGACTCAGGAGACCGCAGCCGCCTTTCTCGAGTCTTTGGCACACGGAAACCCCAAATACCAGAATCAGGTGTACAAAGGGCTGATCGCTCTGCTGACCTGCACTTCACCACGAGCACAACAGCTTGTTTTACAGATCCTGCGTATAGTTCAG CCCATTGTCAAATCAGCCCATCACAGCATTGTGGAACCCCTACTAAATCTGCTGAGATCTCCACATTTAGAAGTGCAACATGAAG CCATAGAGCTGATAACAGAGCTCATGCATTCAGAGGTTGGACAGGCTTTGCTCAGGGGTCTGGTGGCTTTTCTCAAACCAACTAAAGAGAGAATCCCCAAACACAAGATCCTGGAAG ATCAAGAAATGGCCAAAACAACCGATTCACTCCCTGTGCTCCTCCAGCAAGCAGCTTCTGCTAAAACCATCAG GATTTTGGCACAGAGGAGTGAGGACGTATCCAAAGAGCTGCTTTCTCTCAGAGTGATCCATCACTTACTGTATGCAATGGGAAACCAGCAACATGCAGATTCACAGAGACAAGCTAGTCTGGCTTTAGAG CATTTTGTGCGCATGTATCCAGTGGTGGAAGAGCATGTACGCAGAGCTATGGGCGCTGCACTGTTTGAGTCTTTCATG CACAATGTTGATGTCCTGCATTTGAGCATGGATGACATTCAAGCTGACATTTTACGCTCAAATAAAGTGAACATATCATGTG tacTTGAAGGAGAGATTTCAGATGACTGA
- the armh1 gene encoding armadillo-like helical domain containing protein 1 isoform X3, translated as MMEFLEVGGVLTLLEILGQDKLKEEDKTEALRLLQIISNTGQKYKELVCESYGVKAVAECLAKSETEETQETAAAFLESLAHGNPKYQNQVYKGLIALLTCTSPRAQQLVLQILRIVQPIVKSAHHSIVEPLLNLLRSPHLEVQHEAIELITELMHSEVGQALLRGLVAFLKPTKERIPKHKILEDQEMAKTTDSLPVLLQQAASAKTIRILAQRSEDVSKELLSLRVIHHLLYAMGNQQHADSQRQASLALEHFVRMYPVVEEHVRRAMGAALFESFMHNVDVLHLSMDDIQADILRSNKVNISCVLEGEISDD; from the exons ATGATGGAGTTTCTGGAGGTTGGTGGAGTGCTGACCCTGCTGGAGATTCTAGGACAGGACAAACTCAAAGAAGAGGACAAGACCGAAGCTCTTCGCCTGCTTCAGATCATCAGCAACACCGGCCAAAAATATAAAGAGCTTGTCTGTGAAAGCTACG GTGTGAAGGCCGTAGCTGAATGTTTGGCCAAGTCTGAGACGGAGGAGACTCAGGAGACCGCAGCCGCCTTTCTCGAGTCTTTGGCACACGGAAACCCCAAATACCAGAATCAGGTGTACAAAGGGCTGATCGCTCTGCTGACCTGCACTTCACCACGAGCACAACAGCTTGTTTTACAGATCCTGCGTATAGTTCAG CCCATTGTCAAATCAGCCCATCACAGCATTGTGGAACCCCTACTAAATCTGCTGAGATCTCCACATTTAGAAGTGCAACATGAAG CCATAGAGCTGATAACAGAGCTCATGCATTCAGAGGTTGGACAGGCTTTGCTCAGGGGTCTGGTGGCTTTTCTCAAACCAACTAAAGAGAGAATCCCCAAACACAAGATCCTGGAAG ATCAAGAAATGGCCAAAACAACCGATTCACTCCCTGTGCTCCTCCAGCAAGCAGCTTCTGCTAAAACCATCAG GATTTTGGCACAGAGGAGTGAGGACGTATCCAAAGAGCTGCTTTCTCTCAGAGTGATCCATCACTTACTGTATGCAATGGGAAACCAGCAACATGCAGATTCACAGAGACAAGCTAGTCTGGCTTTAGAG CATTTTGTGCGCATGTATCCAGTGGTGGAAGAGCATGTACGCAGAGCTATGGGCGCTGCACTGTTTGAGTCTTTCATG CACAATGTTGATGTCCTGCATTTGAGCATGGATGACATTCAAGCTGACATTTTACGCTCAAATAAAGTGAACATATCATGTG tacTTGAAGGAGAGATTTCAGATGACTGA